Proteins co-encoded in one Aspergillus fumigatus Af293 chromosome 6, whole genome shotgun sequence genomic window:
- a CDS encoding inositol phosphosphingolipid phospholipase has protein sequence MDPSRSPSPSFSSPPSEIRILTLNCWGLKYLAKYRHERLSEIGRQLALADPPPQIVGLQECWTQQDYESIRQQTNHILPYGKFYFGGIFGAGLAILSKWPIEESTMYAYPLNGRPTAFFRGDWFVGKGVACARIRFGPEVGDVAEVFCTHLHAPYEREPNDSYICHRTAQAWEIAKLMRGAAERGHLVIGLGDFNMIPSSFAHQLIHAHAPVRDVWQVLHPDSSVGATIDLPEQKRNRPVPTAEFNLLENGATCDGRFNTWRWSKEDRKRLEKGEDVVVDKDSPCPRGKRLDYIFVGDGGYPPAYPAPRWSVQSVGVGMTQRHPTLRCSLSDHFAVEAVISRTASQATEPKEAVHPVSSAPNASCTPETYDHILGMIDKYVRRERSQRRWRLAHFVASVVVSIGCFVGVWWTGDHLPYVAFILCLVSTLSFGAGILDGLIGGLFVSSELRALKEFEWEVRNAKRIVERAGAQGTIKIEESQ, from the coding sequence ATGGACCCCTCTCGATCTCCCTCTccgtctttctcctccccGCCCTCCGAGATCCGCATCCTCACTCTTAACTGCTGGGGCCTCAAATATCTCGCCAAATACCGCCATGAACGACTATCAGAGATCGGTCGTCAACTCGCTCTCGCTGACCCTCCTCCCCAAATCGTCGGTCTGCAAGAATGCTGGACGCAGCAAGACTACGAGAGCATCCGCCAGCAAACTAACCACATCCTCCCCTACGGCAAGTTCTACTTTGGCGGCATTTTCGGCGCAGGACTAGCCATCCTCTCCAAATGGCCCATTGAAGAAAGCACCATGTACGCCTACCCACTCAACGGCCGACCCACGGCATTCTTCCGCGGCGACTGGTTCGTCGGCAAGGGCGTCGCCTGCGCGCGCATCCGGTTCGGACCAGAAGTCGGCGACGTCGCAGAGGTATTCTGCACACACCTGCACGCCCCATATGAACGAGAACCCAACGACTCGTATATCTGTCACCGCACAGCACAGGCGTGGGAAATCGCCAAGCTGATGCGTGGCGCGGCCGAGCGCGGACACCTCGTCATCGGACTCGGTGATTTCAACATGATCCCCTCGAGTTTCGCGCACCAGCTCATCCACGCGCATGCGCCCGTCCGCGATGTCTGGCAGGTCCTGCATCCGGACTCGTCTGTTGGCGCTACCATCGACTTGCCCGAGCAGAAGCGGAACAGGCCCGTGCCCACGGCGGAGTTCAACCTGCTCGAGAACGGCGCTACCTGCGACGGCAGGTTTAATACCTGGCGGTGGAGTAAAGAGGATCGCAAGCGCCtcgagaaaggagaggatgTGGTCGTCGATAAGGACTCGCCCTGCCCCCGGGGGAAGAGATTGGATTACATCTTTGTCGGGGACGGCGGGTACCCTCCTGCCTATCCCGCGCCGCGATGGTCCGTCCAGTCCGTCGGGGTTGGCATGACACAGCGGCATCCGACACTGCGCTGCTCGCTGAGTGACCACTTTGCTGTTGAAGCTGTTATTAGCCGGACAGCCTCTCAAGCAACAGAGCCAAAGGAAGCTGTGCATCCTGTATCCAGTGCGCCGAATGCTAGCTGTACGCCGGAAACCTACGACCACATACTAGGAATGATTGACAAGTACGTCCGCCGCGAACGCTCCCAGCGCCGCTGGCGTCTGGCCCATTTCGTGGCGTCGGTTGTTGTCTCAATCGGTTGCTTTGTTGGAGTCTGGTGGACCGGCGACCATCTCCCATATGTGGCCTTCATCTTGTGCTTGGTGAGCACGCTGAGCTTCGGGGCGGGAATCTTGGATGGGCTGATTGGCGGGTTATTCGTTTCGAGTGAGCTGCGGGCGCTGAAGGAGTTTGAGTGGGAGGTGCGCAATGCGAAGCGCATCGTTGAGCGGGCGGGCGCCCAGGGAACGATCAAAATCGAGGAGAGCCAATGA
- a CDS encoding putative MFS transporter has product MTLPKDNDTPKDELKDAIEQAPGVDTEKQNAVHHDEDDNNTALPSMPASAITIDPVIERRVLRKLDLRVPTLLGFLYLLGLLDRSNIGNAYIAGMKQDLDLSGQRYSWLLTIFYIAYTVFEFLALMWRILPPHRWAAITVMSWGIVATCQAAAQNWEGMMALRFLLGLSESAFGPGTPYLLSFFYRRHELGLRIGLFFSAAPLANTFAGALAYGITSGHSKLANWRLLFLVEGAPSILAAFLAWFYLPDHPASARFLTDEEKEVARARGLRKSGEGERVAGIDWTDIGRTLLDVKAWIAALMYFSCNVSFSSLPVFLPKIIKDMGFTSINAQGLTAPPYFASFLVTIATTWLADRLQQRGLMIILLSLTGAIGYVLLATCTSVGVRYLGVFLAAVGVFPSIANILPWVLNNQGSDTRRGMGIVILNLVGQCGPFLGTNIFPENDAPRYVRGQSVCAAFMIFVTTLALTLRCLLVWENKRLDQKYGTKNEESTKGGPNGNDDGVAEENYGSTFRYVL; this is encoded by the exons ATGACACTCCCCAAGGATAATGATACTCCTAAGGATGAATTGAAAGACGCTATTGAACAAGCCCCCGGCGTTGACACGGAGAAACAGAACGCAGTCCATCacgatgaagacgacaaCAACACAGCACTGCCCTCGATGCCTGCATCGGCCATCACTATTGACCCGGTCATCGAGCGCCGGGTCCTGAGAAAATTGGATCTAAGGGTTCCGACCCTTCTGGGGTTCTTGT ATCTTTTGGGGTTACTCGATCGCTCTAACATTG GTAATGCATACATAGCTGGAATGAAGCAAGATTTGGATTTGAGTGGACAGCGCTATTCTTGGCTTTTGACGATTTTCTACATCGCGTACACGGTGTTCGAGTTTCTAGCGTTGATGTGGAGGATTCTACCACCTCACCGCTGGGCAGCGATCACTGTGATGAGCTG GGGCATTGTTGCGACTTGTCAAGCTGCTGCACAGAATTGGGAGGGAATGATGGCCCTCCGTTTCCTTCTTGGGTTGTCTGAATCCGCGTTTGGACCTGGCACACCGTACCTGTTGTCTTTCTTCTATCGCCGTCATGAACTCGGTCTGCGTATCGGGCTGTTTTTCTCTGCTGCGCCTTTGGCCAACACATTTGCAGGCGCCCTGGCATATGGGATCACGTCTGGCCATTCCAAGTTGGCCAATTGGCGATTGCTGTTCCTAGTAGAAGGGGCGCCCTCTATACTTGCAGCTTTTCTTGCCTGGTTTTACTTGCCAGATCACCCAGCGTCTGCCCGTTTCCTgactgatgaagaaaaagaggtTGCACGAGCGAGAGGGCTCCGGAAGAGCGGAGAGGGCGAGCGGGTAGCAGGCATTGACTGGACGGATATTGGCCGTACCCTGTTGGATGTTAAAGCCTGGATCGCAGCG TTGATGTACTTCAGCTGCAACGTGAGCTTTTCTTCGCTCCCTGTGTTCCTTCCCAAGATCATTAAAGACATGGGCTTCACGTCGATCAACGCCCAGGGTCTCACAGCACCGCCATACTTCGCTTCGTTTCTTGTTACAATTGCCACAACCTGGTTAGCCGATCGACTGCAACAGCGAGGGCTGATGATTATTTTGTTGTCGCTCACTGGGGCCATTGGATATGTGCTGCTTGCTACATGCACCTCAGTTGGTGTCCGTTATCTCGGCGTGTTTCTGGCCGCCGTGGGAGTCTTCCCCTCTATTGCTAATATACTTCCTTGGGTACTCA ATAATCAAGGATCCGACACCCGACGAGGTATGGGGATTGTAATTCTCAATCTGGTCGGACAATGTGGCCCTTTTTTGGGCACCAACATCTTCCCCGAAAACGACGCGCCTCGATACGTTCGAGGACAATCCGTTTGCGCCGCTTTCATGATATTTGTGACTACCCTAGCACTCACTTTGCGGTGTCTTTTGGTCTGGGAGAACAAACGCTTGGATCAGAAATATGGTACCAAGAACGAGGAATCTACCAAAGGAGGGCCTAATGGCAACGATGATGGCGTGGCAGAGGAGAATTATGGGTCTACGTTCCGCTATGTCCTATGA
- the thiA gene encoding thiamine thiazole synthase — protein MSPPAAIFEPAVAPSPSLKAKVLVPETVPASGTSQTHLLDHFGGKWDDFKFAPIRESQVSRAMTRRYFQDLDKYAESDIVIVGAGSCGLSTAYVLAKARPDLKIAIIEASVSPGGGAWLGGQLFSAMVLRRPAEVFLNEIGVPFEEDPANPNFVVVKHASLFTSTLMSKVLSFPNVKLFNATAVEDLVTRPSASGDAKDTQIAGVVVNWTLVTLHHDDHSCMDPNTINAPVVISTTGHDGPFGAFCAKRLVSMNTVDKLGGMRGLDMNSAEDAIVKNTREVAKGLIIGGMELSEIDGFNRMGPTFGAMVLSGVKAAEEALKVFDQRQRECAE, from the exons ATGTCTCCCCCAGCTGCCATCTTTGAGCCCGCAGTGGCCCCATCTCCCAGCCTGAAGGCCAAGGTTTTGGTCCCAGAGACTGTTCCTGCCTCTGGAACCTCCCAGACTCACCTCCTTGACCACTTCGGCGGCAAGTGGGATGACTTCAAGTTTGCTCCGATCAGGGAGAGCCAGGTCTCTCGTGCTATGACCAGACGTTACTTTCAGGATCTGGACAAGTATGCCGAGAGCGACATTGTCATCGTCGGTGCTGGCTCCTGTGGTCTGAGCACTGCGTACGTGCTTGCCAAGGCTCGTCCGGACTTGAAGATTGCCATCATCGAGGCCTCGGTCTCTCCCG GTGGTGGTGCCTGGCTCGGAGGCCAGCTTTTCTCTGCCATGGTCCTCCGTCGCCCTGCCGAGGTTTTCCTCAACGAGATCGGCGTGCCCTTCGAAGAGGACCCTGCAAACCCCaacttcgtcgtcgtcaagcACGCCTCCCTCTTCACCTCTACCTTGATGTCCAAGgtcctctccttccccaACGTCAAGCTCTTCAACGCCACTGCCGTCGAGGACCTGGTCACCCGTCCCTCCGCTAGCGGTGATGCCAAGGACACCCAGATTGCCGGTGTGGTTGTCAACTGGACCCTCGTTACTCTTCACCACGACGACCACTCTTGCATGGACCCCAACACCATCAATGCGCCCGTGGTCATCAGCACGACCGGCCACGATGGCCCCTTTGGTGCTTTCTGCGCAAAGAGACTCGTGTCGATGAACACCGTTGACAAGCTCGGTGGCATGCGCGGTCTTGACATGAACTCCGCCGAGGACGCTATTGTCAAGAATACCCGTGAGGTCGCCAAGGGTCTGATCATCGGTGGAATGGAGCTGTCTGAGATCGACGGCTTCAACCGTATGGGGCCCACCTTTGGCGCCATGGTGCTCAGCGGTGTCAAGGCTGCCGAAGAGGCCCTTAAGGTCTTtgaccagcgccagcgcGAATGTGCGGAGTAA
- a CDS encoding WD40 repeat domain-containing protein, whose translation MAQMDNSDHRSKRRRLESLSTQNISTPETKHAYSPIDSSSDELAALSDHDEQRRRVSWTAQKVYPPKRPYRRTRSFSGSESPDELAVDADVYWRSRNRGRSPSHSETSAQEQLSERYQDDEHEADEEESTQDVEVDQEYSDRSPTPVPPPAPPPPPKPEKLTYQQKFLLRGHLRGVSAVKFSPDSTMIASGGADGAVKVWNTRSGKLIHTFEGHLAGISTISWSPDGATIASGSDDKTIRLWNVLTGKAHPIPFVGHHNYVYQIAFSPKGNMLVSGSYDEAVFLWDVRSASVMRSLPAHSDPVSGVDVVWDGTLIVSCATDGLIRIWDTATGQCLRTLVHEDNPPVTAVKFSPNGKFVLAWTLDDCVRLWNYVEGRCIKTYQGHVNRKYSLLGGFGIYGLPGAPPEAFVVSGSEDGSILCWDVVSKKILQRLEGHNGVVLGVDTCSLGGQRLMVSCGLDGTVRVWEEVEEEKKEAAESDGVAVKTEENGDGADDRRTGNVANGVIADEAPVNGLKSEPPTPQPQEGDGPGERKDQDGDTPME comes from the exons ATGGCCCAAATGGACAATTCGGATCATCGTTCCAAACGTCGCCGACTAGAGAGTCTGTCTACGCAGAACATCAGCACTCCCGAGACTAAACATGCTTATTCGCCCATCGACTCCTCGTCGGATGAGCTAGCGGCTCTCTCCGACCATGACGAGCAACGTCGTCGCGTGAGCTGGACAGCACAAAAGGTGTACCCGCCTAAACGACCGTACCGTCGAACGCGGAGCTTCAGCGGCTCAGAATCTCCGGATGAACTGGCCGTCGATGCCGACGTCTACTGGCGGTCGCGCAACCGCGGACGCAGCCCGTCGCACTCCGAAACCAGCGCCCAGGAGCAGCTGTCGGAGCGCTATCAGGATGACGAGCATGAGgcagatgaggaggagagtaCGCAGGACGTAGAGGTTGATCAGGAATATTCGGACCGGTCGCCTACGCCAGTGCCTCCGCCGgcccctcctccgccgcccaaGCCGGAGAAACTGACTTATCAGCAAAAGTTCTTGCTAAGAGGGCATCTGCGGGGGGTATCGGCGGTGAAGTTTTCTCCTGATTCTACCATGATTGCCAGTGGAG GGGCCGACGGCGCCGTCAAGGTTTGGAATACGCGCAGCGGGAAGCTCATCCATACGTTCGAGGGACACTTGGCGGGCATTTCCACAATATCCTGGAGTCCGGACGGGGCTACGATCGCGTCGGGGTCGGatgacaagaccatccgGCTGTGGAACGTGTTGACG GGCAAAGCTCACCCTATTCCCTTTGTTGGCCACCACAACTACGTCTACCAAATTGCCTTTTCCCCAAAGGGCAACATGTTAGTCAGCGGTTCCTACGATGAAGCGGTCTTTCTATGGGATGTTCGGTCGGCCAGCGTGATGCGGTCGCTGCCAGCGCATTCCGACCCGGTTAGCGGGGTCGATGTCGTGTGGGACGGGACGCTCATCGTCTCCTGCGCCACGGACGGGCTGATTCGGATCTGGGACACGGCGACGGGCCAGTGCCTGCGGACGCTCGTGCACGAGGACAACCCGCCCGTGACGGCAGTCAAATTTTCACCCAACGGCAAGTTCGTGCTCGCCTGGACGCTGGACGACTGCGTGCGGCTGTGGAACTACGTCGAGGGCCGTTGCATCAAGACGTACCAGGGCCACGTGAACCGGAAATACAGCTTGCTGGGCGGCTTCGGGATCTACGGTCTGCCGGGGGCGCCGCCGGAAGCGTTTGTCGTCAGCGGAAGCGAGGACGGCTCGATCCTCTGCTGGGATGTGGtgagcaagaagatcctGCAGCGGCTTGAAGGGCATAATGGGGTGGTGCTGGGCGTGGATACGTGCAGTCTGGGAGGGCAGCGGCTCATGGTGAGCTGCGGACTGGACGGGACGGTACGGGTCTGGGAGGAggtagaggaggagaagaaagaggcagcCGAAAGCGACGGGGTCGCCGTGAAAACTGAAGAGAACGGAGACGGTGCTGACGATCGTCGCACCGGCAATGTCGCAAATGGAGTCATCGCAGACGAAGCGCCAGTCAACGGTCTCAAATCCGAACCACCTACTCCGCAACCCCAGGAGGGGGACGGCCCTGGCGAACGCAAAGACCAAGACGGTGACACACCGATGGAATGA
- a CDS encoding retrograde regulation protein 2: protein MAWWTWEESSNGIRFSITDLSPPTARLLPTIYQDRVGISLYDAQFSQTENGQRVRGPVSQEIIEQVVDRLVRFKITCDDFCVPPGNIHVLATEATRTAPNSDEFRARIKARTGWEVRMLSKEEEGRIGALGIASSSHSVAGLAMDLGGGSTQITWVMEEDGVVSTSPLGSFSFPYGAAALKLRWEEAKRQGGDAEAKLKEEMTKNFQDAYARIQLPERLVEAAKRSGTFDLYLCGGGFRGWGYMLMNQSKVNPYPIPIINGYRARREDFHDTVSVLETVSDSEVSVFGVSKRRASQIPAVAVLVNVIMDALPPITHIQFCQGGVREGFLFDRLPQEVRAEHPLLSATSPYAPPSAEAIKDLLLQALPTSSSPKASLQAPESFDACLISALANMLYAHAQVHRASRSAAALHSTTTGILASINNLTHIDRALLALILCERWEGDLPPADQTFHYQLSRCVSAQEAWWCQYLGRVAALIGDVYPAGRVPETGDRIQLETTWTSTVKKKESCDMLCLRIIFGDDAAAAATGRHMLQERAEEIEKAGKKKNWINEYGVRVGTHIFYQSPGTARISQRNF from the exons ATGGCCTGGTGGACATGGGAAG AAAGTAGCAACGGAATTCGCTTCTCCATCACCGACCTTTCCCCACCCACAGCCCGGCTCCTGCCAACAATCTACCAAGACCGGGTGGGGATCTCCCTCTACGATGCCCAATTCTCGCAGACGGAGAATGGGCAGAGGGTGCGGGGGCCTGTCTCGCAAGAGATCATTGAGCAAGTTGTGGACCGCCTCGTCCGGTTCAAAATCACCTGCGATGACTTTTGCGTACCCCCGGGCAACATCCACGTCCTCGCTACAGAGGCCACACGCACGGCACCAAACTCTGACGAGTTCCGGGCGCGGATCAAGGCCCGCACGGGCTGGGAGGTGCGCATGCTCTCtaaagaggaggaggggcgCATCGGGGCGTTGGGAATCGCTAGCAGCTCGCATTCTGTTGCGGGACTTGCGATGGATCTTGGTGGGGGGAGTACGCAGATTACCTGGgtgatggaggaggatggggTGGTGAGCACAAGTCCCCTGGGTTCGTTTAGTTTCCCGTACGGGGCGGCAGCGTTGAAGCTGCGCTGGGAAGAGGCGAAGAGGCAAGGCGGGGACGCCGAGGCAaagttgaaggaggagatgacgAAGAATTTTCAGGATGCGTACGCGCGTATACAGCTTCCTGAACGTCTCGTTGAGGCTGCTAAGCGCAGTGGAACATTTGACTTGTATCTCTGTGGTGGAGGGTTTAGGGGCTGGGGTTACATGCTCATGAACCAGTCTAAGGTCAATCCGTACCCGATCCCGATTATCAATGGCTACCGAGCGCGCAGGGAGGATTTCCACGATACGGTATCTGTTCTAGAGACGGTCTCGGATTCTGAAGTCAGCGTGTTTGGAGTGTCGAAGCGGCGGGCATCACAGATCCCCGCGGTGGCTGTTCTAGTCAATGTGATCATGGACGCTCTACCTCCCATTACGCATATACAGTTCTGTCAGGGAGGAGTACGTGAGGGCTTTTTATTTGATCGGCTTCCACAAGAGGTTCGGGCAGAACACCCGCTTCTATCTGCGACATCGCCATACGCGCCTCCATCTGCAGAGGCAATCAAGGACCTTCTTCTACAGGCCTTGCCaacttcctcatcaccaaaAGCATCTTTGCAAGCACCAGAATCCTTCGATGCTTGTTTAATAAGTGCTCTCGCCAACATGCTGTACGCACATGCTCAAGTGCACCGGGCTAGCCGATCCGCTGCTGCGCTTCATAGCACAACCACTGGGATTCTGGCGTCAATCAATAATCTTACACATATTGATCGCGCTCTGCTTGCTCTGATCCTCTGCGAGCGATGGGAGGGCGACCTCCCTCCAGCAGACCAGACGTTCCACTACCAGCTTAGCAGATGTGTGTCGGCGCAAGAGGCATGGTGGTGTCAGTACCTTGGCCGAGTTGCCGCTCTCATTGGAGACGTGTATCCGGCAGGCCGGGTCCCGGAGACGGGCGATAGAATCCAATTAGAGACAACTTGGACGTCTacagtgaagaagaaggaatcgTGCGATATGTTGTGCCTTCGGATAATTTTCGGCGacgatgctgctgctgctgctactggGCGGCATATGCTGCAGGAACGggcggaggagattgagaaggccgggaagaaaaaaaactGGATCAACGAGTATGGCGTGCGAGTGGGCACTCACATCTTCTACCAATCTCCCGGTACAGCCAGGATATCGCAAAGGAATTTTTGA
- a CDS encoding glycoside hydrolase family 128 protein: protein MVSFKNMLTAGLLASSAVAAPHGHQHRHIEKRSSTKRGAAYNDASAVQALGSNGSISWAYDWNMLASGTLPSGVEFVPMLWGSKMFGGWASAIEAALASGSQYILGFNEPDNSAQSAMSPSEAAQAYQQYITPYSGKAKLVSPGVTNSGSPGEGLDWMNTFLQSCTDCGISALAVHWYGNSAEEFKTFVNKAISFASEKGLESVWITEFALSNDINTGASSSESEQFLTEVLPWLDSQPMVARYAYFMCANNYLLSGSGLTSTGHVYVS, encoded by the coding sequence ATGGTCTCCTTCAAGAACATGCTCACTGCCGGCCTTCTGGCCTCTTCCGCCGTGGCCGCCCCCCATGgccaccagcaccgccacATCGAGAAGCGCTCCAGCACCAAGCGCGGAGCCGCCTACAACGATGCCTCGGCCGTGCAAGCCCTCGGTAGCAATGGCTCGATTTCCTGGGCGTACGACTGGAATATGCTGGCCTCGGGTACTCTGCCCTCCGGCGTCGAGTTCGTGCCCATGCTCTGGGGCAGCAAGATGTTCGGCGGCTGGGCTTCAGCCATCGAGGCGGCGCTTGCCAGCGGCAGCCAGTACATTCTGGGCTTCAACGAGCCCGACAACAGCGCCCAGTCCGCCATGTCCCCCTCCGAGGCCGCGCAGGCCTACCAGCAGTACATCACCCCCTACAgcggcaaggccaagctggTTTCCCCCGGTGTCACCAACAGCGGTTCTCCCGGCGAAGGCTTGGACTGGATGAACACTTTCCTGCAGTCCTGCACCGACTGCGGCATCAGCGCCCTCGCCGTGCACTGGTACGGTAACTCCGCCGAGGAGTTCAAGACCTTCGTCAACAAGGCCATCTCGTTCGCTTCCGAGAAGGGCCTCGAGAGTGTCTGGATCACCGAGTTTGCCCTCAGCAACGACATCAACACCGGCGCGTCGTCCAGCGAGTCCGAGCAGTTCCTCACCGAGGTTCTCCCCTGGTTGGACTCGCAGCCCATGGTCGCCCGCTATGCCTACTTCATGTGTGCGAACAACTACCTCCTCAGCGGAAGTGGTCTTACGTCCACTGGACATGTCTATGTTTCttag